One segment of candidate division KSB1 bacterium DNA contains the following:
- a CDS encoding tetratricopeptide repeat protein, giving the protein MTQTQKIFRTSLFSLLLVVIGLFVVCSGRMQNVGFEDEFGDDTESMTQTDELGQSEEAFAAEEDVTDPSDVMTRLDMLESQDSSGMDSAQPETASGMFTDAPAAGGNTANSAEGFLTPELFNSMRAQVDELTAISSSKDRTIDSLRSELKNVNNQITALEAASQTQQIASNAPSPSLPATIVDDSRAYNSEYGAYYQDALDDYYVRNYNRAIRKFRELIARGSGGELADNCQYWIGEAYFAQGNYYQAIAEFQKVLAGGETNKANDAQLMIGIAYLKAGETELARSELNALLTFAANSSSAKKAMKYLRQLGA; this is encoded by the coding sequence ATGACGCAGACACAAAAGATCTTCAGAACCTCGCTGTTTTCGCTGCTGCTGGTCGTCATCGGCCTGTTCGTGGTGTGCAGCGGCCGCATGCAGAATGTCGGCTTCGAAGACGAATTCGGCGACGATACCGAAAGCATGACGCAGACCGACGAGTTGGGACAGTCGGAAGAAGCATTCGCCGCCGAGGAGGACGTGACGGATCCGAGCGATGTTATGACCCGGCTGGACATGCTGGAGAGCCAGGACAGCAGCGGCATGGATTCGGCGCAACCGGAAACCGCGAGCGGCATGTTCACCGACGCGCCGGCGGCGGGCGGCAACACCGCAAACTCCGCCGAAGGCTTCCTCACCCCCGAGCTGTTCAACAGCATGCGCGCGCAAGTGGATGAACTGACCGCGATCTCCTCCAGCAAGGATCGCACGATCGACAGTCTGCGCAGCGAGCTGAAGAACGTCAACAATCAGATCACCGCGCTGGAAGCCGCCTCGCAAACTCAGCAAATCGCCAGCAACGCGCCTTCGCCGTCACTGCCCGCGACCATTGTCGATGATTCCCGCGCCTACAATTCGGAATATGGCGCCTACTATCAGGACGCGCTGGATGATTACTACGTGCGCAACTACAACCGCGCCATCCGCAAATTCCGCGAGCTGATCGCGCGCGGCAGCGGCGGGGAGCTGGCCGACAACTGCCAGTACTGGATCGGCGAGGCCTACTTCGCCCAGGGCAACTACTACCAGGCCATCGCCGAGTTTCAAAAAGTCCTGGCCGGCGGCGAAACCAACAAGGCCAACGATGCGCAACTGATGATCGGCATCGCCTACCTCAAGGCCGGCGAAACCGAGCTGGCGCGCTCGGAGCTCAATGCCTTGCTGACCTTTGCCGCCAATTCCAGCTCTGCCAAGAAAGCCATGAAGTATCTGCGCCAGCTCGGCGCGTGA